gagcgcctctgcccagccacctcgtctgggaagtgaggagtgcctctgcctggtagccccatctgggaggtaaggagcgcctctgcccggccgccccgtctgggagatgagcacctctgtccggccaccctgtctgggagatgaggagcacctctgtctggccgccccgtctgggaggtgaggagcgcctctgcctggccaccacctcatctgggaggaagtgaggagcacctctgcccagccgccccatctgggaagtgaggagcgcctctgcccggccaccccatctgggaagtgaggagcacctctgcccggccgcccatcgtctgggaggtgaggagcgcctctgcccagccaccctgtctgggaagtgaggagtgcctctgcctggcagccccgtctgggaggtgaggagcacctctgcctggctgccaccccatctgggaggaagtgaggagcgcctctgcccggctgccccgtctgggaagtgaggagcgcctctgcctggccgccccgtctgggaagtgaggagcgcctctgcccggccaccccgtctgggaagtgaggagcgcctctactcGGCCACCCAtcttctgggatgtgaggagcgcctctgcccggctgccccgtctgggatgtgaggagtgcctctacccggccacccattgtctgggatgtgaggagcgcctctgcccggcctccccatctgggaagtgaggagcccctctgcccagtcgccctgtctgggaggtgaggagtgcctctgcccagctgccctgtctgggaggtgtacccaacagctccgaagagacagcgaccatcaggagcgggccatgaggtcgatggtggttttgttgaaaagaagggggggaagtgtggggaaaggaaggagagatcagattgttgctgtgtctgtgtagaaagaggtgggcataggagactccattttgttctgactaggagaaattcttctgccttgggatgctgttgatctatggcctttcccccagccccctgctctctgaaacatgtgctgtgtcaactcagggttaaatggattaagggcggtgcaagatgtgctctGTTAAACAGAtacttgaaggcagcatgctctttaagagtcatcaccactccctaatctcaagtacccagggacacaaacactgcagaaggccacagggacctctgcctaggaaaaccagagacctttgttcatgtgtttatctcctgaccttctctccactattatcctatgaccctcccatatccccctctccgagaaacacccaagaatcatcaataaatacttcataaaaaaaaaattttctggaattcacattttaaaagtaaaaaaccaaACAGgtgaatttaacttttatttaactcaatatatctaaaataccaaatatcatttcaatatataataaatataaaattactagattattttacagtttttggtCTTATGGCTTTGAAACGTGGTGTGTAATTTAAGCttatagcacatctcaatttggactatcGCATTTCAAGGCTCAATAGTCACCTGTCATTAATGGCTACTGTGTTGGGCATTAAAAGTCTAAGAACTTGTCTTCTGTAGTTTTCCTACATAGGGAGATAATTTCTGGGCAGTCTGTTGTCAGTATATGGCCCTTTGAAAATGATGCCTAGTTGTTATTGAAACAGAATAAATTGGCCATTGGGCATTTGgtaccaaaaaaaggaaaaaaaaaagagattactcTATACAGGCATTGGGGGCTAAGCAGTGAAAAAAATCTAAGCACCTACACTCAAGGAGTTTATAGTCAAAGTGactgaaatacaaataaactagCAGTTCTAACAGTGAGAAAAGCTTAGGGTTCTGAGAGTGGGGGAGTGATGAAAAAATGCGTATCATATGATAGGTGCACAATCAATACTTAAATGAATTTATGTGTTGTAAAAATGATCAATAAATTGAATCAACAAGACACCAGGCCCCTTCCTGccacagaataaaacaaaaaacaaaaaacaaaaaaacacaaaacaaaacaaaacaaaaaacagtcaaaACAGTCAGGAGGTTTCTTGAGTCTCCTGATATCATCAGCTCGATGAAATGGTACAGGTCTCAGGTGACACTGGACGGGAAGTGTTTGTGgtctcagagaatcatcaactggagaaggtggaaggggtgtgAAAAAACACTCgggaggttccttgggtctcctaaaatcatcagcttgaggaaatgctacaggtcccaggcgacGCTCAAAGGGAGGTGcctgtggtgtgagaaaatcatcaactggagaaggtggaaggggtaccaggagacactcgggaggtgtcttcaggctcagagaatcatcaactggagaaggtggaaggggtgcggaaagacactcgggaggttccttgggtctcctaaaatcatcagctcaaggaaatgctacaggtcccaggcgacgacgcttgatgggaggtgcctgtggtgtgagaaaatcatcaactggaggtggaaggggtaccagaagacactcgggaggtgtcttcaggctcagagaatcatcaactggagaaggtggaaggcgtgcaaaaaaacagtcaggaggttccttgggtctcctaaaatcatcagctcgaggaaatgcTACAAGTCCCAGGCGACGACGCTTGATAGGAGGTGcctgtggtgtgagaaaatcatcaactggagaaggtggaaggggtacaagaagacactcgggaggtgtcttcaggctcagagaatcatcaactggagaaggtggaaggggtgcacaaaaacagtcaggaggttccttgggtctcctaaaatcatcagctcgaggaaatgctacaggtcccaggcgacgacgcttgatgggaggtgcctgtggtgtgagaaaatcatcaactggaggtggaaggggtaccagaagacactcaggaggtgtcttcaggctcagagaatcatcaactggagaaggtggaaggggtgcacaaaaacagtcaggaggttccttgggtctcctaaaatcatcagctcgaggaaatgctacaggtcccaggcgatgacgcttgatgggaggtgcctgtggtgtgagaaaatcatcaactggagaaggtggaaggggtaccagaagacacttgggaggtgtcttcaggctcagagaatcatcaactggagaaggggAAATTGGTATGAAAAGACCCTCGGGAGGTGTCTTGAGTCTCAGaaaatcatcagctcgaggaaGTGGATCAGGTCCCAGGGCACACTTGTCTTGAGGTGTCTCTCTTCTCAGAAAATCATCAGTTGTAGAATGTGGTTGAGGTCCTAGTGGACACTGTAGTCGAGAGAGAGTCAGCGGTCTCAGACATCCTTTAACTGATGGACGTGGTTGACCTCTCAGATCACACTGAATAGGAGGACGTGGCTTGCGGCCTAtcctttttcttaaagtttcagCTGGGAGGTAGGGCCGGTAGCGCAATCCTGAGGAATGATGGTGCTCCACTGCCACCATCCTTACCTGTAGGGCCAaaggaggaaatattttcacacataTTCATTTGATGGACAAAATTACCACCACCAACACAGGCTGCATCTTCTGTTGCTGGTGATAGATTTTTGCACCTTTCCACCCTCCATGTTTCAAAATAGCAGTATCAGTGTCATAATATCACCCTTCCACTGAGTACTGCCCACAGCTGGGGAGTAAAGAAAAGTCATTGGGACACACTGTTGTCTCCACATGTCACTGTGTCTGTTTGCAAATGTAGGCAGGCTGGGGACCTGCCCCAGGGAAGACAGAGTCATGACAGAGTCATAACAGATTAACAAAGAAGCATGTTTGAGACACAGGAGTGTCTATGTCTATCCTCATTCCTCCCTCACAGCCAGCACCAGAGCATGTTTCTTGCACCAGGTCAACAGAGAGTAAGAGAGGCATGAAAAGCCCATTGTCCACACATGTTGCAGCTTCTTTTTGGAGAATGTTTTCCAGGCCTTTTATGTTCTGTCTCTGATTCTCAGAACTCTGCAAGGTCAATGTGACCACCCTGCTCCAAATCTAAGAAAACAGaggtttccagaggaaggagaaattgtgcccagggtcacacagcttgcAAGAGGCAGAGTGGAAGTAGATTCCAGCTCTGCCTGCGGGACCCTCTCATTTCCCCTCTGTTTCCCTTCTTGACAAAGGATCTTCTTCACTCTGGAGGTGCCACCCATGAGAACAAAGAGCTCTGGAGAGATGTGGATTCCTGAAGAGCTTCAGGGGAGCTGGGAGAGGGATTTCTGACAGAACAATCTTACCTCAAGAAGTCAGTTAGACATGGctgtaatatttcttttcactCCCAGGTAATACCAAATTGTAAGTGCACTAGGACATAAAGAATACTTTTTTCCATGGAAAAATGAGGTGAGAATTCTATACAAAGCAAGTTTGAAAACTGTGTTTCACTTCAAGTGTACAAGTCCCATCATGTGTAATCATAGGACTCGGCAGCTTTTCAAGGTACAGAGGCCACAGAAGAACCAGCTTAGCTGAGCATCATTTAAGGCCTTCATTTGGAATTGTCCCTGTAGGTAATAAGTTACATTCACTCTTCACTAATTTACAGTCAGGGCctatttgctattacaaatatggAACCTCTGACACTTAAAATATTAGATCAGGGGCCCCATTGGGTGGGTATGAAGGTGTTTTTCACAACACGGTTACCAACAGGGATGGGACTGTGATGAACTATGGAATTGGCCTTGTCAAAGAGCATTCAAAATTGCACAAAGCACAAATTAATGTTAGATTAATGCGTTTTCACTATTTTCACTTCTGGGAATACAGCAGATATTTCAAACGTTAATCACCTACATTATAGCAGAATGCAAACAaaatcacagcaaaagaaaatcccACATATTTCGGAAATGAGACCCCACAACATCTTGGGTAAGGTGGATCAGTCAGAGTTCACTGCGCCATGAGACCTACAGTACTGGAGGTCAGTGGTGCCTCCTCATGTTATTTCTGGAAACAGAACAGTAAAAGCCCTTCAGCCCTTGGTCCCTGAGCTTTTATGGATTCTGGAGGTGCCACCAACGATGATCAGCTGGGAATGGAGAAGCCTGAAAGCTCATGGAGAAGATTTTGCTTCTCAAGAAGTTGAAACAGAAAAGACACCACAGAAcccacagagcagaggccaggccaggagaGGGCGTTGTCGGAAAAGACCAAAGTGTCCTGATATAAGAAGAGTGAAAACGTCCCCAGCATTtacctttttcttctctgtgttttcagCTGGGACGCCGTTGCTGTTCCTCATGGGAACCGAATGAGGTCCTGAATCTGCTAAGGGCCAGAGAAGGGAATGGGGCTAAATCTGGCTTGCATGTTCTGTGCAGAATAAGAAACCCTCCACACCCTCCGCTGCCATCTCACTCTCTGCCACACAGGTCCCTTACCAGAGGCACAGGGTTTATTGACCACATGCCTCAGAGGACTCTGGAGCCCTCTGGAGCCTCATCCTTGAGGAAGATACCACAGAGCCCTGGTCCAGGGGTATTCTTAACTCTCAACAGGCTGTGAACAGGTCGGGCTCTAACCAGCTGGAAATGAGCTCTAAATCAGTACATATCAGAGGAAATCACTCATCATGTGAGCACAGactcaaaattaaaataggaaCAGCCATGGTTGGAAGAATATCAATAAACCCTGGACAGGAACAGCACTGCTCCTCTTCTTCAAGCCATAGGGACATTTAAAATTCTGTGGATTCATAGTTAATCTAACTTTCATACCTGGCCAGGTATTATCAATACTTATGAACAGAAATGGACATAAAGAGATGAACAGTCATGAAAAAAGGTAAGAGCTACAGAAGTTAACTGGAAAGTTTTAGGGTTATACTTCAAATGTTAGAGGAGTAGGATTACATAGAAATTTAACTTACTAATGGAGTTATATATTTGACAATAAACAacttaaacaaaaagaatgaaggaagttcCAAAAAGTGTAAATAAATGCTTCTTTTCTTAAAGCAGATCTCAAGCTACAATATTGATCCATGAAGACACGACCAGAAAATCTCTGCTCTCATCAGCACATGTGGCTCCCATTCTAAAGTGCTATTGTTGTTTtctcaagtgaaagaaaaataaatccttcaCACTGAGTCAAGGTGGAAACGGGAGCTGGCCCATCTGCCTTCTAGGTTCATCTCCTCAGTTAAAAGTAACCAAGACATCAGGGTGGGGCAATGTCCACAGTCAGTGGAGCGGCCTGAGCTCCACCATTCACAGGGGACTAGCCAAGAGCCATTCAGCTCGGGCACCTGAGAAAAATAGGGTCCTGCCACCCAGCGAGACAACTGTTCTCTTTATAAGTGCTTGGAATTGTTTCCAGGAAACATAACAATCACCCCACCCGAGCCCTCATCCCTAAAAGGAGAAGCAGGGTGTGTGGATTGTGCAGCAGAAATTAAGCGGCCGCCTTCACAGCAAGCTCCTACCCATCGAGAAAGGGTTCTCTAGGCCCAGTCGTCCCTGGACTGGCTCCTGACTCATGTGTCTCTCTGGGACTCTCTGCTTTTGCCTCATTTGACAcctagaagacagagaaagaattgACTTGAAGAATTAAAACACCAAGTTCTTTACTAGATGCTCAAAGctttatctcaaaacaaaaacatcctTTAAAATGTCCATCACAATGACCTACCTGTGCTGCTTGTAGGCAgccttcctctctgccttccccctTTGCAACGCTTGAGCACAGAGCTGTGGGGAGAAAAATACATCCATGTCCTGACCTGGCAGACTATGTCCAAaagcaaggaaaacaaacaaacttactGAGTTGGCAAGAGGCTTTCTTGCAGAAGGGGTGATCTGAAAAAGCCAACACatgagaaattgaatgttgaGAGAGTCTAAGGGCCGTGGCATCATCTGCATCAGCACTGAACTATTGTGCAACTGTGGGGAGGAAGCTCCTTACTTTGCATCTGCAGTAGTCCTGTGCCCGCCGCCGCAACTCTTGCATGCGTTGAAACAGTTTCCTATGGATTACAATCACTTTCATCAGATAAAGCACCACTTTCAGGATGATTTTAAATAATCTGCCATGTTTCTGTTATCCTCACAACTGTACCCTTACACAATCtatctatacctagaaaatgtATTTCAGATGGCTATAAGAGTACAGTCTGAGCCGgtcgcggtggctgacacctgtaatcccagcactctgggaggctgaggccagtggatcacgaggtcaggagattgagaacatcgtggctaatacagtgaaaccccatctctactaaaaatacaaaaaattagccgggcgtggtggcaggcacctgtcatcccagctactcgggaggctgaggcaggggaatcacttgaacctgggaggcggaggttgcagtgagccaagatcacgtcattgcactccaggctgggtgacagagcgagactccacctcagaaaaaataacaaaaacaaaaacaaaaacagtacagTCTGATCCAAACTGTTGCTGTATTGATTCCGCCTCTTTTGCTTACTGCCTGCTGACTTCTGAGTTGACAATTTCCTTCCCCATTCTCAGTATATCCCTAATTCATCcttcattgagcatcttttatcATAAAGCTCTATTCTCTTTGTATTAATATCCTTGCCGTGTTTCACAGGGCAGAAACAGCTGGGCTTATAAACAGGCATAGTCCTTTTGAAGGATGTGGTTGATCCTACAACAACACACTTTCCTAAGGATGACAACAACTCACTCCACCCCTAGAATGGCTGGTAACCGAGTTTCCACACAGTCTAGCTGGCAATGGGGTCAGGAGACGTTTTGCTACTTCACATCTTTTGGTCACTGGTAAATCTTAAggtactttgttttctgttttgtcaactctctctctctctctctcgatatGTCTTCTGaccatttgtttctatttctgcatttaCTGGGTCTAAACATTGTACAAAGGTTAAAAACAACATTCCAATGGGGGTTTCCCAAGGGGGGGGGTTCCCAAGAGGGGGGATTTCCAAAGAGGGTGGGGTTCAGTTTCTGAACTCAAGGTAGGTATGTATTTCTTTCATCTCCAATTTCCCATTCTCCTCTGCCTCTGATAGCTGCCTCTCATTTTCTGCTTGCTCACattctttcatgttttgtttCCTGAGATTAGAAGGGAGGGAAATGCACACACAAGATCCACCAGCCCATGTGGGATTCCCTCTGCCCTTCTGGCATCTGAAGGCTGTGATTCAAAGAGCCCCCCTGCAACCTTCCCATAAATGAACCAACTGATTCTCACAACCAAAGGGAGAATTGACACCTCCCATTGAGGGACAAAGAAAAATCACACTCTGGCCTGCTGGCAAGTCACCTGTCATTTCCAGCTCATCTTCATAGTTCTATAGTTAGTCCTATTCTTTAGTAAATAAAGACTATTAAAAGCTTCTATGAGGTGCACTATGTGTGTCTCTGGGGTCAGTCTTGTGCTTGACACAGCGAAAGCTCATTTTACTTCAGTGTGAAAAACCAGACCTCACCAACTCATCACAACTAACTCCATCGGAAGCAGAGGATTGCTCCTCATCTGACTCCTCCTGTGGGAGACCTGATTCTCAGTCAGAGGCTGATGCCGGAACTGAGACCATCAGCCATAGAGAGATCCTTCCAGAATATGGTGTCATTAACCCTGCAGTTCACTACTGCACTTTGCCATGATTCAGGACTGGAACTCTTGTCATCGACTTTAAAGATCCTGGTTGACAGAAAAGGCAATCTGAATGCTGGGCACATCTATTGAATTAGAAATAATTGGAATGGCTCCTAAGTCAGGGTGTTATGTCCTGAAAATAGATGACAACTGCAAACCATCCACCCTGGTGTTGACTGATTGTAACAAGGTTCAGTTCACAGAGAGTGagggcagaaaaaggaaatggcctAAAAAGGTAAGTTTGCTGTGTTGCCCTCACACCACTTGATTCATGGTCCTGATCCTAAGGACCTCACCTGATACTTGGTTTTATAGGAAGGATGTGTAAAATTCCCAGAACGCTAGGAAACAGGGACAAAAACACTTCAAAGAGAAAGTTAATAAACTTGTTTCTGACCACAGGGCATCCTTCAGCACATGCTTCTGGAGTGGCCTCAAACAAGGAGTGTGTGGTGGGGTGCTGAGAATGCAATGGGAGCAGGGTCCTGTCCCCACGCTAAATGAGCTCACAGATTAATGCAAATGAGAAGCCAGTGAGGACCTCACTACTCCTGCTGTGCACTTGGGAACTACAAACACAAAACCTGACTCTGGAGGGAAGCTAAGGAAGCATTCTAATCTTGAGTTGCATAAGTGCATCTGAAACTTCCGATCTCCGATGAGAACAATGGGGGACACCAAACAGAATATAAAACCCATGACTGAATACATCAAATTGCTAACATGGCAGTAAACAGACATGAGGTCAAGATGGAGAAGGAAACCCAGGACGAAAGACATCCTTGCATTTGGAACCCATTTCCCTGAGTTTCATTGCTGAATTCCAGAAGGGACTACTGAGATGCAAAGAAGCAGAGCAGCTTTTGCACACATGCATGCGATTAGATGAAAACCAAGTGGATTGAGGGTCTGCCAATGAAAGCGACCTGTACTGAAGTCCACTGGCTCTGGTTGAGACCCAGAAGAGTCACACATCAGAACAGAGGTGGATAGGAAATACCTGGCCTTTGTAGGGACTGAGCCTGCACTGATGACCTCAATTGCAGCCTGTATGGAGGACCCCTGACCATCCCCCAGAAGTAGACTCCCATCTCTTCTGCAGCAAGATAACATGCTACTAGGCCTCAATtcattgctaaatattttttaacaagtatctcacatttaacaaaaaaaagatCAGTCATATGGCAGCAAAATACAATGTAATATGACCAAAACGTGAAAGACTGTGAAAATGAATCTGGAGGTGACCCAAGCATTGAATTCAAcaatccaggctgggtgcagtggctcacgctgggaggctgaggcaggcggatcacctgaggtcaggagttcaagactagcctggccaacatggtgaacccctgtctctactaaaaatacaaaaattgggctgggcacagtggctcacgcctgtaatcccagcacattgggaggccgaggtgtgtggatcgtgacgtcaggagttctagaccagcctggccaatatggtgaaactccgcctctactaaaaatacaaaaattatctgggcatggtggcatatgcctgtagtcccagctactcaagaggctaagggataagaatcgcttgaacctgggaggcagaggttgcagtgagccaagatcaccccactgcactctagcctgggtgacagagtgagactctgtctcaaaaacaaaaacaaaaaaattggctgagtgtggtggcacacacctgtaatccaagctacttgggaggctgaggcagaattgcttcaacctgagaggcagaggttgcagtgagccaagattgtgccatagcactccagcctgggcaacagagcgagactctatctcaaaattaaaaaaaaaaaaggctgggtgtggtggctcac
Above is a window of Pongo pygmaeus isolate AG05252 chromosome 14, NHGRI_mPonPyg2-v2.0_pri, whole genome shotgun sequence DNA encoding:
- the LOC129011630 gene encoding nuclear pore complex-interacting protein family member A7-like isoform X2, with the translated sequence MPVWWLLFWLLLLGFISHHPTYVINSPPDHFHPGTDFCGIPWIVIIIVFLGISTLAIFLWKTSLCVSFLKTVLKSQNVHDGSTDVQRKAWRSNSRSQEGIKIGLEDLFTSQRHMEAKVRAEVHKVTKNVNSHYKINGHRKTAKKKKLFQRMQELRRRAQDYCRCKITPSARKPLANSVSLFVFLAFGHSLPGQDMDVFFSPQLCAQALQRGKAERKAAYKQHRCQMRQKQRVPERHMSQEPVQGRLGLENPFSMDSGPHSVPMRNSNGVPAENTEKKKVRMVAVEHHHSSGLRYRPYLPAETLRKRIGRKPRPPIQCDLRGQPRPSVKGCLRPLTLSRLQCPLGPQPHSTTDDFLRRETPQDKCALGPDPLPRADDFLRLKTPPEGLFIPISPSPVDDSLSLKTPPKCLLVPLPPSPVDDFLTPQAPPIKRHRLGPVAFPRADDFRRPKEPPDCFCAPLPPSPVDDSLSLKTPPECLLVPLPPPVDDFLTPQAPPIKRRRLGPVAFPRADDFRRPKEPPDCFCAPLPPSPVDDSLSLKTPPECLLVPLPPSPVDDFLTPQAPPIKRRRLGLVAFPRADDFRRPKEPPDCFFARLPPSPVDDSLSLKTPPECLLVPLPPPVDDFLTPQAPPIKRRRLGPVAFP
- the LOC129011630 gene encoding nuclear pore complex-interacting protein family member A7-like isoform X5, with translation MPVWWLLFWLLLLGFISHHPTYVSFLKTVLKSQNVHDGSTDVQRKAWRSNSRSQEGIKIGLEDLFTSQRHMEAKVRAEVHKVTKNVNSHYKINGHRKTAKKKKLFQRMQELRRRAQDYCRCKITPSARKPLANSVSLFVFLAFGHSLPGQDMDVFFSPQLCAQALQRGKAERKAAYKQHRCQMRQKQRVPERHMSQEPVQGRLGLENPFSMDSGPHSVPMRNSNGVPAENTEKKKVRMVAVEHHHSSGLRYRPYLPAETLRKRIGRKPRPPIQCDLRGQPRPSVKGCLRPLTLSRLQCPLGPQPHSTTDDFLRRETPQDKCALGPDPLPRADDFLRLKTPPEGLFIPISPSPVDDSLSLKTPPKCLLVPLPPSPVDDFLTPQAPPIKRHRLGPVAFPRADDFRRPKEPPDCFCAPLPPSPVDDSLSLKTPPECLLVPLPPPVDDFLTPQAPPIKRRRLGPVAFPRADDFRRPKEPPDCFCAPLPPSPVDDSLSLKTPPECLLVPLPPSPVDDFLTPQAPPIKRRRLGLVAFPRADDFRRPKEPPDCFFARLPPSPVDDSLSLKTPPECLLVPLPPPVDDFLTPQAPPIKRRRLGPVAFP
- the LOC129011630 gene encoding nuclear pore complex-interacting protein family member A9-like isoform X7: MPVWWLLFWLLLLGFISHHPTYVSFLKTVLKSQNVHDGSTDVQRKAWRSNSRSQEGIKIGLEDLFTSQRHMEAKVRAEVHKVTKNVNSHYKINGHRKTAKKKKLFQRMQELRRRAQDYCRCKITPSARKPLANSLCAQALQRGKAERKAAYKQHRCQMRQKQRVPERHMSQEPVQGRLGLENPFSMDSGPHSVPMRNSNGVPAENTEKKKVRMVAVEHHHSSGLRYRPYLPAETLRKRIGRKPRPPIQCDLRGQPRPSVKGCLRPLTLSRLQCPLGPQPHSTTDDFLRRETPQDKCALGPDPLPRADDFLRLKTPPEGLFIPISPSPVDDSLSLKTPPKCLLVPLPPSPVDDFLTPQAPPIKRHRLGPVAFPRADDFRRPKEPPDCFCAPLPPSPVDDSLSLKTPPECLLVPLPPPVDDFLTPQAPPIKRRRLGPVAFPRADDFRRPKEPPDCFCAPLPPSPVDDSLSLKTPPECLLVPLPPSPVDDFLTPQAPPIKRRRLGLVAFPRADDFRRPKEPPDCFFARLPPSPVDDSLSLKTPPECLLVPLPPPVDDFLTPQAPPIKRRRLGPVAFP
- the LOC129011630 gene encoding nuclear pore complex-interacting protein family member A5-like isoform X4 translates to MPVWWLLFWLLLLGFISHHPTYVINSPPDHFHPGTDFCGIPWIVIIIVFLGISTLAIFLWKTSLCVSFLKTVLKSQNVHDGSTDVQRKAWRSNSRSQEGIKIGLEDLFTSQRHMEAKVRAEVHKVTKNVNSHYKINGHRKTAKKKKLFQRMQELRRRAQDYCRCKITPSARKPLANSLCAQALQRGKAERKAAYKQHRCQMRQKQRVPERHMSQEPVQGRLGLENPFSMDSGPHSVPMRNSNGVPAENTEKKKVRMVAVEHHHSSGLRYRPYLPAETLRKRIGRKPRPPIQCDLRGQPRPSVKGCLRPLTLSRLQCPLGPQPHSTTDDFLRRETPQDKCALGPDPLPRADDFLRLKTPPEGLFIPISPSPVDDSLSLKTPPKCLLVPLPPSPVDDFLTPQAPPIKRHRLGPVAFPRADDFRRPKEPPDCFCAPLPPSPVDDSLSLKTPPECLLVPLPPPVDDFLTPQAPPIKRRRLGPVAFPRADDFRRPKEPPDCFCAPLPPSPVDDSLSLKTPPECLLVPLPPSPVDDFLTPQAPPIKRRRLGLVAFPRADDFRRPKEPPDCFFARLPPSPVDDSLSLKTPPECLLVPLPPPVDDFLTPQAPPIKRRRLGPVAFP
- the LOC129011630 gene encoding nuclear pore complex-interacting protein family member A1-like isoform X3 yields the protein MPVWWLLFWLLLLGFISHHPTYVINSPPDHFHPGTDFCGIPWIVIIIVFLGISTLAIFLWKTSLCVSFLKTVLKSQNVHDGSTDVQRKAWRSNSRSQEGIKIGLEDLFTSQRHMEAKVRAEVHKVTKNVNSHYKINGHRKTAKKKKLFQRMQELRRRAQDYCRCKITPSARKPLANSLCAQALQRGKAERKAAYKQHRCQMRQKQRVPERHMSQEPVQGRLGLENPFSMADSGPHSVPMRNSNGVPAENTEKKKVRMVAVEHHHSSGLRYRPYLPAETLRKRIGRKPRPPIQCDLRGQPRPSVKGCLRPLTLSRLQCPLGPQPHSTTDDFLRRETPQDKCALGPDPLPRADDFLRLKTPPEGLFIPISPSPVDDSLSLKTPPKCLLVPLPPSPVDDFLTPQAPPIKRHRLGPVAFPRADDFRRPKEPPDCFCAPLPPSPVDDSLSLKTPPECLLVPLPPPVDDFLTPQAPPIKRRRLGPVAFPRADDFRRPKEPPDCFCAPLPPSPVDDSLSLKTPPECLLVPLPPSPVDDFLTPQAPPIKRRRLGLVAFPRADDFRRPKEPPDCFFARLPPSPVDDSLSLKTPPECLLVPLPPPVDDFLTPQAPPIKRRRLGPVAFP
- the LOC129011630 gene encoding nuclear pore complex-interacting protein family member A1-like isoform X6; this encodes MPVWWLLFWLLLLGFISHHPTYVSFLKTVLKSQNVHDGSTDVQRKAWRSNSRSQEGIKIGLEDLFTSQRHMEAKVRAEVHKVTKNVNSHYKINGHRKTAKKKKLFQRMQELRRRAQDYCRCKITPSARKPLANSLCAQALQRGKAERKAAYKQHRCQMRQKQRVPERHMSQEPVQGRLGLENPFSMADSGPHSVPMRNSNGVPAENTEKKKVRMVAVEHHHSSGLRYRPYLPAETLRKRIGRKPRPPIQCDLRGQPRPSVKGCLRPLTLSRLQCPLGPQPHSTTDDFLRRETPQDKCALGPDPLPRADDFLRLKTPPEGLFIPISPSPVDDSLSLKTPPKCLLVPLPPSPVDDFLTPQAPPIKRHRLGPVAFPRADDFRRPKEPPDCFCAPLPPSPVDDSLSLKTPPECLLVPLPPPVDDFLTPQAPPIKRRRLGPVAFPRADDFRRPKEPPDCFCAPLPPSPVDDSLSLKTPPECLLVPLPPSPVDDFLTPQAPPIKRRRLGLVAFPRADDFRRPKEPPDCFFARLPPSPVDDSLSLKTPPECLLVPLPPPVDDFLTPQAPPIKRRRLGPVAFP
- the LOC129011630 gene encoding nuclear pore complex-interacting protein family member A7-like isoform X8, whose amino-acid sequence is MPVWWLLFWLLLLGFISHHPTYVINSPPDHFHPGTDFCGIPWIVIIIVFLGISTLAIFLWKTSLCVSFLKTVLKSQNVHDGSTDVQRKAWRSNSRSQEGIKIGLEDLFTSQRHMEAKVRAEVHKVTKNVNSHYKINGHRKTAKKKKLFQRMQELRRRAQDYCRCKITPSARKPLANSVRMVAVEHHHSSGLRYRPYLPAETLRKRIGRKPRPPIQCDLRGQPRPSVKGCLRPLTLSRLQCPLGPQPHSTTDDFLRRETPQDKCALGPDPLPRADDFLRLKTPPEGLFIPISPSPVDDSLSLKTPPKCLLVPLPPSPVDDFLTPQAPPIKRHRLGPVAFPRADDFRRPKEPPDCFCAPLPPSPVDDSLSLKTPPECLLVPLPPPVDDFLTPQAPPIKRRRLGPVAFPRADDFRRPKEPPDCFCAPLPPSPVDDSLSLKTPPECLLVPLPPSPVDDFLTPQAPPIKRRRLGLVAFPRADDFRRPKEPPDCFFARLPPSPVDDSLSLKTPPECLLVPLPPPVDDFLTPQAPPIKRRRLGPVAFP